AGCACCTGCCCGAGTGCCCACGTCGCCCGCAACACCACGGCCAGGTTCATCGCGTCCGGGCCACCGCGCACCGGCCCCCGCAGGCCGGCGGTGCCGAACGTCAGCGGTCGCGCGAACCGCGCGGCGAGTTCAGCCGGATCCAGCGCGGCGAGCTCGGCGGCCGTCCGCGGATCGGGGTCGTGGGCGATCCATTCCTCGGGCGTCACAGCTCAGAACCGGGCTATCACGTCGGCCAGCAACGAACCCATTCGCGCGGCCGAGGCGGCGCCGGCGGCCAGTACCTCGGCGTGACTCAGCGGTTCGCCGGTGATGCCGGCGGCCAGGTTCGTCACCAGCGAGACACCCAGCACCTCGGCGCCGGCCGCCCGCGCCGCGATGGTCTCGTGCACCGTCGACATCCCCACCAGGTCGGCGCCCAGCAACCGCAGCATCCGGATCTCGGCGGGCGTCTCATAGTGCGGACCGGGCAGTCCGGCGTACACGCCCTCGGCCAGCCGCGGGTCGCACTCGCGCGCCAGCGCCCGCAACCGGGGGGCGTACGCGTCGGTCAGGTCGACGAACTGCGCTCCCACCAGCGGCGACCGTGCGGTCAGGTTCAGGTGGTCGCTGATCAGGACCGGTTGTCCCACCTCCATGTCGGTGCGTAGTCCACCCGCCGCGTTGGTGAGCACGACGATCCGCGCTCCCGCCGCGCAGGCCGCCCGGACCGGATGCACCACGTGTTGCAGGTCGTGCCCCTCGTAGGCGTGGATGCGCCCGGCCAGCACCAGCACCCGGCGCGCGCCGACCGGCACCGACAGGATCTCGCCCGCATGCCCCTCGGCCCGGGGTGGGGCGAAACCGGGAATCTCGGCCTGCGGCAGGACGGCGGTCGGGGAGCCCAGCGCGGTGATCGCCGGCGACCATCCCGAGCCCAGCACCACGGCGACATCGTGGGCTGGAATGCCGGTGCGTTCGGCGATGACGTGGGCCGCCTGGACTGCGAGTTCGCTGGTCACACTCGGCGAGACTACTTGCTCAGGCACCTTGGCCCGGCGTGTGTGATGATCTGCCTTGTGCGGCATCACAAATCGTCTTTCATTTTCGTCGCGGCCGTCGCGTTGGCCTCCGGTCTGCTGCTCGGTGGGCCGATGCCGAAGGCGGGTGCCGACGACTGTCCCAACGTTGAGCTCGTGTTCGCCCGGGGGACCGCCGAGCCCCCCGGGATGGGGGTGGTCGGGGACGCGCTGGAGGCCGCGCTGCGGCCCGCTCTGGGCGCGCGGAGCCTGGGCGTGTATCCGGTGAACTACGCGGCCAGCTACAACTTCCTCACCACTGCCGACGGCGCCAACGACGCCCGCGACCACATCGCCTTCATGGCTGATCAGTGTCCGCGAACGCGGATCGTGCTGGGTGGCTTCTCCCAGGGCGCCGCCGCGGTCTCGATGCTGGCGGGGGTGCCGCCACTGGGGGACACCGTCGGCGAATTCGGCTCGGCTCCTGAGCTCGATCCGGTGCTGGCCCAGCGGGTCGCCGCCGTCGCGGTGTTCGGGAATCCCGGCATCCGCTTCAACGTCCCGCTGGCGTCCACCGGTCAGTTCGCCGGCCGGGCGATCGACCTGTGCAGTCCGGGCGACCCGGTGTGCACGGTGGGCGGGCGTGACCGGCTGGCGCACCGCGAGTACGCGGATCCGCCGTATCCCGGCCAGGCAGCGGGGTTCATCGCCGGGCGGGTTTGACCGTCGGTGAGATACTGCGTGGATGCCCGCCATTAGCCCACTGGACACCGTCGAGGCAACGGTGCGGCGCCGCGGCAATGACCTGGTCGAGCTGTCCCATGCCATCCATGCGCAGCCCGAGTTGGCGTTCGACGAATACCGCAGCTGTGCGAAGGCCAAAGAACTTGTCGCGCAACGCGGTTTCCAGATCGCCCCGGTCAACGGCCTGGACACCGCCTTCCGCGCGGACTTCGGCAGCGGTCCGCTGGTCGTCGGGGTGTGCGCCGAATACGACGCGCTACCCGAGATCGGCCACGCCTGCGGCCACAACATCATCGCCGCCTCGGGGGTGGGAACGGCGCTGGCGCTGGCCGAGGTGGCCGACGAACTGGGGCTGACGGTGGCGCTGCTGGGCACGCCCGCGGAGGAGTCCGGCGGCGGCAAAGCGCTGATGCTGCGGGCCGGGGCATTCGACGACGTCGCGGTGGCTGTGATGGTGCACCCAGGGCCCACCGACATCGCCGGCGCCAGGTCGCTGGCGTTGTCCGAAGTCACGGTGCAGTACCGGGGCAAAGAATCGCACGCCGCGGTGGCGCCGCACCTCGGTCTCAATGCCGCCGACGCGGTGACCGTCGCGCAGGTGGCC
This genomic stretch from Mycobacterium paragordonae harbors:
- a CDS encoding purine-nucleoside phosphorylase, giving the protein MPHKADHHTRRAKVPEQVVSPSVTSELAVQAAHVIAERTGIPAHDVAVVLGSGWSPAITALGSPTAVLPQAEIPGFAPPRAEGHAGEILSVPVGARRVLVLAGRIHAYEGHDLQHVVHPVRAACAAGARIVVLTNAAGGLRTDMEVGQPVLISDHLNLTARSPLVGAQFVDLTDAYAPRLRALARECDPRLAEGVYAGLPGPHYETPAEIRMLRLLGADLVGMSTVHETIAARAAGAEVLGVSLVTNLAAGITGEPLSHAEVLAAGAASAARMGSLLADVIARF
- a CDS encoding cutinase family protein, with the protein product MPKAGADDCPNVELVFARGTAEPPGMGVVGDALEAALRPALGARSLGVYPVNYAASYNFLTTADGANDARDHIAFMADQCPRTRIVLGGFSQGAAAVSMLAGVPPLGDTVGEFGSAPELDPVLAQRVAAVAVFGNPGIRFNVPLASTGQFAGRAIDLCSPGDPVCTVGGRDRLAHREYADPPYPGQAAGFIAGRV
- a CDS encoding M20 family metallopeptidase encodes the protein MPAISPLDTVEATVRRRGNDLVELSHAIHAQPELAFDEYRSCAKAKELVAQRGFQIAPVNGLDTAFRADFGSGPLVVGVCAEYDALPEIGHACGHNIIAASGVGTALALAEVADELGLTVALLGTPAEESGGGKALMLRAGAFDDVAVAVMVHPGPTDIAGARSLALSEVTVQYRGKESHAAVAPHLGLNAADAVTVAQVAIGLLRQQLAPGQMTHGIVTDGGQAVNVIPGQAALKYAMRALEYDSLRELEGRMYSCFAAGALAAGCEYEIEEAGPAYAELRPDQWLADVCREEMRRLGREPVPAAVEAALPLGSTDMGNVTHVLPGIHPVIGVDAGGATVHQRAFAAAAAGPSADRAVVEGAIMLARTVVALAADPAQRDRVLAAQQHRAAAS